The Thermobispora bispora DSM 43833 genome window below encodes:
- a CDS encoding DUF5719 family protein has translation MKALIENRFGLLCLVLVALAAVYGVAHVTRPAPPSQAAARAVRAPVQAVSAVCPDPGGGRLSVITPSGGREAGKAVLTPVRAAREDGGSRGKRAAGTLATVERPGVLWQRTVPAALGPVAVAATGSMAPGLETAQTTRETSGPQRGLAGVRCTEPGSEAWFIGPGPAAANVLLYLANIDSAPAHVVLSIYSGEGPVLSDRDSSLILQPGRHRAIRLRDLAPTPLIMALRVSTTSGRVAAAVKAVFPNGQGVDWLPAAAPPSTRVVVPGIPSTAGQRELYVAAPGGQSTVVRVKAVLKDGSYALRNKESLEVPAESAATLDLTTGIGGQAAALVLESETPIVAGMKITGIGGAGQDVAFTAGATPIDIGSVVADGRASSAQSARLVLSAPFRGATVTVRLVPKEGPAPRPITVRIPAARTTEVDLVPPAGLKTGFSVVVQPQRGSGPVYGGRVLQEPDPQGLMITVQPLAVARTSVLVPPAVDSPSVVVR, from the coding sequence ATGAAGGCTCTGATCGAGAACCGTTTCGGCCTGCTCTGCCTCGTGCTGGTCGCGCTCGCCGCGGTGTACGGCGTCGCCCACGTCACCCGGCCGGCGCCTCCGTCCCAGGCGGCCGCGCGGGCCGTACGGGCGCCGGTGCAGGCGGTCTCCGCGGTCTGCCCGGACCCCGGAGGCGGTCGGCTCAGCGTGATCACCCCGTCCGGTGGCCGGGAGGCCGGGAAGGCCGTGCTCACCCCGGTGCGGGCGGCCCGGGAGGACGGCGGGAGCCGCGGGAAGCGCGCGGCCGGGACGCTCGCCACCGTCGAGCGGCCGGGCGTGCTGTGGCAGCGCACCGTGCCCGCGGCCCTCGGCCCGGTCGCCGTCGCCGCCACCGGCTCCATGGCGCCCGGGCTGGAGACCGCCCAGACCACGCGGGAGACGAGCGGGCCGCAGCGCGGGCTCGCCGGGGTGCGCTGCACCGAGCCCGGCTCCGAGGCGTGGTTCATCGGCCCCGGCCCGGCGGCGGCGAACGTCCTGCTCTACCTCGCCAACATCGACTCGGCGCCCGCCCACGTCGTCCTGTCGATCTACTCCGGCGAGGGGCCGGTGCTCAGCGACCGGGACAGCAGCCTGATCCTCCAGCCGGGCCGGCACCGAGCCATCCGGCTCCGCGACCTGGCGCCGACCCCGCTCATCATGGCCCTGCGGGTGAGCACGACCAGCGGCCGGGTCGCCGCCGCGGTGAAGGCCGTGTTCCCGAACGGGCAGGGCGTGGACTGGCTGCCGGCCGCGGCCCCGCCGTCCACCCGGGTGGTCGTCCCCGGGATCCCGAGCACCGCGGGCCAGCGCGAGCTCTACGTGGCGGCCCCGGGCGGGCAGAGCACCGTGGTCCGGGTGAAGGCGGTGCTCAAGGACGGCTCCTACGCGCTGCGGAACAAGGAGTCCCTCGAGGTCCCGGCCGAGTCGGCCGCGACCCTCGACCTTACCACGGGCATCGGCGGGCAGGCGGCCGCGCTCGTGCTCGAGTCCGAGACGCCGATCGTCGCGGGCATGAAGATCACCGGGATCGGCGGGGCCGGCCAGGACGTGGCCTTCACCGCGGGCGCCACGCCCATCGACATCGGGAGCGTCGTCGCCGACGGCCGGGCGAGCAGCGCCCAGAGCGCGCGCCTGGTGCTCTCGGCCCCCTTCCGGGGGGCGACGGTGACGGTCCGGCTGGTGCCGAAGGAGGGACCGGCGCCGCGGCCGATCACCGTGCGGATCCCGGCCGCCCGGACCACCGAGGTCGACCTGGTCCCGCCCGCCGGGCTCAAGACCGGGTTCAGCGTCGTGGTCCAGCCGCAGCGCGGCTCCGGCCCGGTCTACGGGGGCCGGGTCCTCCAGGAGCCGGACCCGCAGGGTCTGATGATCACCGTGCAGCCGCTGGCCGTGGCGCGGACCTCGGTGCTCGTCCCGCCCGCGGTGGACTCGCCGAGCGTGGTGGTGCGGTAG
- the cofD gene encoding 2-phospho-L-lactate transferase has translation MRIVSLAGGIGGARFLRGLKAAAPDAEITAIVNTGDDITLFGLRICPDLDTVMYTLGGGINEEQGWGRADESFTVKEELAAYEVEPQWFGLGDRDLATHIVRTQMLSAGYPLSQVTEALCARWRPGIRLLPMTDDRVETHVVISDDQGRRAIHFQEWWVRLRASVPAERFVLVGADTAKPAPGVLEAIHDADVVILPPSNPVVSIGTILQIAGVREALEAKTVVGVSPIIGGAPVRGMADACLAAIGVETSAQGVLELYGSALLDGWLVAEEDAGVALDGVVVEARPLLMTSLEAARDIAAAALDLARSLREKKEAARGAGTGRGSA, from the coding sequence ATGCGAATCGTGTCCCTTGCCGGAGGCATCGGAGGAGCCCGGTTCCTCCGTGGGCTCAAGGCGGCGGCCCCGGACGCCGAGATCACCGCGATCGTGAACACGGGCGACGACATCACCCTGTTCGGCCTCCGCATCTGCCCCGACCTCGACACCGTCATGTACACGCTCGGCGGCGGCATCAACGAGGAGCAGGGCTGGGGGCGGGCCGATGAGAGCTTCACGGTCAAGGAGGAGCTCGCGGCCTACGAGGTCGAGCCGCAGTGGTTCGGCCTGGGCGACCGGGACCTCGCCACGCACATCGTGCGCACGCAGATGCTCTCCGCCGGCTACCCGCTCTCCCAGGTGACGGAGGCGCTGTGCGCGCGGTGGCGGCCCGGCATCCGGCTGCTCCCCATGACGGACGACCGGGTCGAGACCCACGTGGTCATCTCCGATGACCAGGGCAGGCGGGCGATCCACTTCCAGGAGTGGTGGGTACGGCTGCGCGCCTCGGTCCCCGCCGAGCGGTTCGTGCTCGTCGGCGCGGACACCGCCAAGCCGGCGCCCGGGGTCCTCGAGGCGATCCACGACGCCGACGTGGTGATCCTCCCGCCGTCGAACCCGGTGGTGAGCATCGGGACGATCCTGCAGATCGCCGGCGTCCGGGAGGCGCTCGAGGCCAAGACCGTGGTCGGCGTCTCCCCCATCATCGGCGGCGCCCCGGTCCGGGGCATGGCCGACGCCTGCCTCGCCGCGATCGGCGTGGAGACGAGCGCCCAGGGCGTGCTGGAGCTGTACGGCAGCGCGCTGCTCGACGGGTGGCTCGTGGCCGAGGAGGACGCGGGCGTCGCGCTCGACGGCGTGGTGGTCGAGGCCCGGCCGCTCCTCATGACCTCCCTCGAGGCGGCGCGGGACATCGCCGCGGCCGCGCTCGACCTCGCCCGGTCGCTCCGGGAGAAGAAGGAGGCCGCCCGCGGCGCCGGCACAGGGCGGGGGTCGGCGTGA
- a CDS encoding DUF3499 domain-containing protein, with product MSPVRSCSRTACRQPAVFTLTYVYADSTAVLGPLATYVEPHCYDLCAEHAERLTAPKGWEVVRLPAGPSTPSGDDLEALANAVREAARPARPPAEPVGEAIEVGRRRHLRVLKSVPQPHGRDR from the coding sequence GTGAGCCCCGTCCGCAGCTGTTCACGAACCGCCTGTAGGCAGCCTGCCGTATTCACACTCACGTATGTCTACGCCGACTCCACCGCGGTGCTCGGCCCACTGGCGACGTACGTCGAACCGCACTGCTACGACCTGTGCGCCGAGCACGCGGAGCGACTCACAGCGCCGAAGGGCTGGGAGGTGGTCCGCCTCCCGGCGGGTCCCTCCACGCCCAGCGGGGACGACCTGGAGGCCCTGGCGAACGCGGTGCGCGAGGCCGCGCGACCGGCACGGCCCCCGGCCGAGCCGGTGGGCGAGGCGATCGAGGTCGGCCGGCGCCGCCACCTGCGCGTGCTCAAGTCGGTGCCGCAACCCCACGGGCGCGATCGCTGA
- a CDS encoding metallopeptidase family protein — protein MSDRSRRPRPGRLRRRDRHGRGLRGPLAPSHIPIAKSRAERFDDLVLDAVDRLRPRWGRQLASVEFAVEEVPPPSELVDGPARLSSDPVPFGRAEPASATQPATVIVYRRPLEIRARDHEQLSALVFDVVVEQVANLLGLAPETIDPGYDERH, from the coding sequence GTGAGCGATCGGAGCAGAAGACCCAGGCCCGGGCGGCTGCGCCGGCGCGACCGGCACGGCCGGGGTCTGCGCGGTCCTCTGGCGCCCTCCCACATCCCGATCGCCAAGTCACGGGCGGAGCGCTTCGACGACCTGGTGCTCGACGCCGTGGACCGGCTCAGGCCCCGGTGGGGCCGGCAGCTCGCGTCCGTCGAGTTCGCCGTGGAGGAGGTCCCGCCGCCGAGCGAGCTGGTCGACGGCCCGGCGCGGCTGTCGTCCGACCCGGTCCCGTTCGGCAGGGCGGAGCCGGCGAGCGCCACGCAGCCGGCGACCGTGATCGTCTACCGGCGGCCGCTGGAGATCAGGGCCCGCGACCACGAGCAGCTCAGCGCCCTGGTCTTCGACGTCGTCGTCGAGCAGGTGGCCAACCTCCTCGGCCTCGCGCCCGAGACGATCGACCCCGGCTACGACGAACGGCACTGA
- a CDS encoding WhiB family transcriptional regulator, which produces MTDLVMAHALGGENLDWQERALCAQTDPEAFFPEKGGSTREAKKVCRSCEVRVQCLEYALQNDERFGIWGGLSERERRKLKRQAV; this is translated from the coding sequence ATGACCGATCTGGTCATGGCACATGCGCTCGGTGGTGAAAATCTCGACTGGCAAGAGCGCGCTTTGTGCGCTCAGACCGACCCCGAGGCGTTCTTTCCTGAAAAAGGCGGCTCGACCCGGGAAGCGAAGAAGGTCTGTCGTTCTTGTGAAGTCCGCGTGCAGTGCCTCGAATATGCGCTGCAGAACGATGAGCGGTTCGGCATCTGGGGTGGGCTGTCCGAACGGGAACGCCGCAAGCTGAAGCGCCAGGCGGTTTGA
- a CDS encoding glycosyltransferase family 2 protein has product MHSVTAIVVAHDGARWLTETLTALRRQVRPPDRVAGVDNGSTDGSGRLLAEALGPGNVLTLSRTTGFGAAVHEVVRRLPPASGQEWLWLLHDDCAPDEYALQELLRAADRDPKAAILGPKLRDWVDRRVLLEVGVTMSRSGRRDTGLEPKEYDQGQHDGVHDVLAVSTAGMLIRRDVWEELGGLDPALPLFRDDIDLCWRARAAGFRVLNVTAAVAWHAEAATRRRRRIAITDEHPRRLDRRHALFVLMANLPRGAFLRSIVRNVTGAVFRAVLFMLAKQPAHALDELAAIGSVLGRPGRLLRARRARRRHRARGHPPVERLLTPPGEAFRRLADTVQNFLAGGGPVETAGRHHATPADREQSEGEELLTDTGLIQRVFTNPGVLLFLALTAVTLAAERALLIGGLLGGGALVPVTGGASDLWRLYTESHHTTGLGSDTWAPPYVAVLAAAATLCLGKPWLAVNLLLLGCVPLAGLSAYAATKAIVPYRPARVWLAATYALLPVATGAVASGRLGTAVVLVLLPVYAALATRVVAGSRRAAWGFGLLLAVGTAFVPLVYVLVAVLGVLAAVSFVGLRRGAGRSLLIGLGTPVVLLLPWLVEVAKDPGRLLLEAGLHDVPLADPRLTPESLLLLSPGGPGVPPVWVTAGLVAVALGALLLRRQRMVTAIGWGVMLFGVLVATVVSRVPVGVGDGQSVAAWPGVPLAFAATGLLMAAAHQAPRLAEFRAAGGWRRAAAGAIAVAAFATPVAAAAVWVAQGADGPLKRGVPDPMPVLAAVGSPNGEGTLVLRMTDGVVRHTVLRGRAPLIGESELKPAEDARRRLGEAVAGLASGRGGGYLQTLASFGIRFVAAPGPVDPALTRALDSEPGLVRMSLSPAGGLWRMAEPVTVPRPPEGADTLHRIWLWAQAGLLALVLILASPGRKAEPEDEYGEPEPDARAATARPPARDRSEPVREDRDGPVPDRAGPPRRYAHPPRARAHPVRAPGEWVPDDREVRA; this is encoded by the coding sequence GTGCACTCGGTCACCGCGATCGTCGTCGCTCACGACGGCGCCCGTTGGCTCACTGAGACGTTGACGGCGCTCCGGCGCCAGGTCCGGCCGCCGGATCGCGTCGCCGGGGTCGACAACGGCAGCACCGACGGCAGTGGCCGGTTGCTGGCCGAGGCCCTCGGCCCCGGCAACGTGCTGACGCTCTCCCGGACCACCGGGTTCGGCGCGGCCGTGCACGAGGTGGTGCGCCGGCTTCCACCGGCCTCCGGCCAGGAGTGGCTCTGGCTGCTCCACGACGACTGCGCCCCGGACGAGTACGCGCTCCAGGAGCTGCTCCGGGCGGCGGACCGGGACCCTAAGGCCGCCATCCTCGGCCCGAAACTCCGCGACTGGGTCGACCGCCGGGTGCTGCTCGAGGTCGGCGTCACCATGAGCCGCTCGGGGCGGCGCGACACCGGCCTGGAACCCAAGGAGTACGACCAGGGCCAGCACGACGGCGTCCACGACGTCCTCGCCGTCTCCACGGCCGGCATGCTGATCCGCCGGGACGTGTGGGAGGAGCTGGGCGGGCTCGATCCCGCCCTGCCGCTCTTCCGCGACGACATCGACCTGTGCTGGCGCGCCCGGGCCGCCGGGTTCCGCGTGCTCAACGTCACCGCGGCCGTCGCCTGGCACGCCGAGGCCGCCACCCGGCGGCGCCGGCGGATCGCCATCACCGACGAGCACCCGCGCCGGCTCGACCGGCGCCACGCGCTCTTCGTGCTCATGGCGAACCTGCCCCGCGGGGCGTTCCTGCGCTCCATCGTGCGGAACGTCACCGGGGCGGTGTTCCGGGCCGTGCTGTTCATGCTCGCCAAGCAACCGGCGCACGCGCTCGACGAGCTCGCCGCGATCGGCTCGGTCCTCGGCCGCCCCGGGCGGCTGCTCCGGGCCCGGCGGGCGCGGCGGCGGCACCGGGCCCGCGGCCACCCGCCGGTCGAGCGGCTGCTCACCCCGCCGGGGGAGGCGTTCCGGCGCCTCGCCGACACCGTGCAGAACTTCCTCGCCGGCGGCGGGCCGGTGGAGACCGCCGGGCGGCACCACGCCACCCCGGCCGACCGCGAGCAGAGCGAGGGCGAGGAGCTGCTCACCGACACCGGGCTGATCCAGCGCGTCTTCACCAACCCCGGCGTCCTGCTCTTCCTCGCGCTCACCGCGGTCACCCTCGCGGCCGAGCGCGCGCTGCTCATCGGCGGCCTGCTCGGCGGCGGCGCCCTGGTCCCGGTGACCGGGGGCGCCTCCGACCTGTGGCGCCTCTACACCGAGAGCCACCACACGACCGGGCTCGGCTCGGACACCTGGGCCCCGCCGTACGTGGCGGTGCTCGCCGCGGCCGCCACGCTCTGCCTCGGCAAGCCGTGGCTCGCGGTGAACCTGCTCCTGCTCGGGTGCGTGCCGCTCGCCGGGCTGTCCGCCTACGCCGCGACCAAGGCGATCGTCCCGTACCGGCCGGCTCGGGTCTGGCTCGCCGCCACCTACGCGCTGCTGCCGGTCGCGACCGGCGCCGTGGCGAGCGGGCGGCTCGGCACCGCGGTCGTCCTCGTGCTCCTCCCGGTCTACGCCGCGCTCGCCACCCGGGTGGTCGCCGGTTCCCGCCGGGCCGCGTGGGGGTTCGGCCTGCTCCTCGCGGTCGGCACGGCCTTCGTGCCGCTGGTCTACGTGCTCGTGGCGGTCCTCGGCGTGCTCGCGGCCGTCTCCTTCGTCGGCCTGCGGCGGGGCGCCGGCCGCTCGCTCCTGATCGGCCTCGGCACCCCGGTCGTGCTGCTCCTCCCGTGGCTCGTGGAGGTCGCCAAGGACCCGGGCCGCCTGCTCCTCGAGGCCGGCCTGCACGACGTCCCCCTCGCCGATCCGCGCCTCACCCCCGAGTCGCTCCTGCTGCTGAGCCCCGGCGGGCCCGGTGTGCCGCCGGTCTGGGTCACCGCCGGCCTGGTCGCCGTCGCCCTCGGCGCGCTGCTCCTCCGCAGGCAGCGGATGGTCACCGCGATCGGCTGGGGGGTCATGCTCTTCGGCGTGCTCGTCGCCACGGTGGTCAGCCGGGTGCCGGTCGGCGTGGGGGACGGCCAGAGCGTGGCCGCCTGGCCGGGCGTGCCGCTGGCCTTCGCCGCGACCGGCCTGCTCATGGCGGCCGCGCACCAGGCGCCGCGGCTCGCCGAGTTCCGGGCGGCCGGCGGGTGGCGGCGGGCCGCCGCCGGGGCCATCGCGGTGGCCGCCTTCGCCACCCCGGTCGCCGCGGCCGCCGTGTGGGTGGCACAGGGCGCCGACGGCCCGCTCAAGCGCGGCGTGCCCGACCCCATGCCGGTGCTCGCCGCGGTCGGCTCGCCGAACGGCGAGGGCACGCTCGTGCTCCGGATGACGGACGGCGTGGTCCGCCACACGGTGCTCCGCGGCCGGGCGCCGCTGATCGGCGAGTCCGAGCTCAAGCCCGCCGAGGACGCCCGGCGGAGGCTCGGCGAGGCGGTCGCCGGGCTCGCCTCCGGCCGGGGCGGCGGCTACCTGCAGACCCTCGCCTCCTTCGGCATCCGGTTCGTCGCGGCCCCCGGCCCGGTCGACCCGGCCCTCACCCGGGCGCTCGACTCCGAACCCGGGCTGGTCCGGATGAGCCTCTCCCCGGCCGGCGGGCTGTGGCGGATGGCCGAGCCGGTGACCGTCCCCCGTCCGCCCGAGGGGGCGGACACCCTGCACCGGATCTGGCTGTGGGCCCAGGCCGGGCTGCTCGCGCTCGTGCTCATCCTCGCCTCGCCCGGCCGGAAGGCCGAGCCGGAGGACGAGTACGGCGAGCCGGAGCCGGACGCCCGCGCCGCCACGGCGCGGCCCCCGGCGCGGGACCGGTCGGAACCGGTGCGGGAGGACCGGGACGGGCCGGTGCCGGACCGGGCGGGACCGCCGCGGCGGTACGCGCACCCGCCGCGGGCGCGGGCGCACCCGGTGCGGGCGCCGGGGGAGTGGGTGCCGGATGACCGCGAGGTGCGCGCATGA
- a CDS encoding substrate-binding and VWA domain-containing protein, translated as MPSGRHRASSPVERLLRRFRWRVSRRAAVAALTVPVVIAGGAVLYVRGTGGACSPRDPLIVRVAAAVDIAPPVMEAADRFNATDTGVDGRCVKVQVVEQPPAPVLRTLIGDRVGVLPERPDGWITDSSVWVRLARKQGARNLGADETVVATSPLVFATRRSLAERFAAGKTEMSWDMVFPATARGRLRPTESEPDVVRVPDPSVSGAGIATVAAARDLVGTGSEANKALTAFVRMAQAGAMPDYRTMLEAVYARGFWSRPVVIVPEQSVWAHNRGPVTEPVVALQPKEGTIHLDYPYVVTSDDPAKAKGAELFARWLRSAPVQDLLRRAGFRSADGSQAPFEPGGEIPTRAPKVLPSITPQLIDEALEAWGKLAPPSRILVLADVSEEGARPIGPDGQTRLGVAVKAAKLGLELFPNETHMGLWEFARGIAKGKDHRELISVGSISEPAHGQEIRRTEMLRVADSVRPLAGKSASLYDTILAGFRSLSAGYEPMMSNALLVLTYGQDDGRGISRQELAEALRKEWNPDRPVQIVVVMFGAGRDRAALEEAAAITNGEVYVARQPGEIIDVFLSAIARRLCHPTCPRQ; from the coding sequence GTGCCCTCCGGTCGTCACCGCGCCAGCTCACCCGTCGAGCGGCTGCTCAGGCGGTTCCGATGGCGAGTCAGCCGGCGCGCCGCCGTGGCCGCGCTCACCGTCCCGGTCGTCATCGCCGGAGGTGCGGTGCTGTACGTCCGCGGCACCGGTGGCGCGTGCTCGCCGCGCGACCCGCTCATCGTCCGGGTCGCCGCGGCGGTGGACATCGCGCCGCCGGTGATGGAGGCGGCCGACCGGTTCAACGCCACGGACACCGGGGTGGACGGCAGGTGCGTCAAGGTCCAGGTGGTCGAGCAGCCACCGGCCCCCGTGCTCCGCACGCTCATCGGCGACCGGGTCGGCGTCCTCCCCGAGCGGCCGGACGGCTGGATCACCGACTCGTCGGTCTGGGTGCGCCTCGCCCGCAAACAGGGGGCGCGCAACCTCGGCGCCGATGAGACCGTGGTGGCCACCTCGCCGCTGGTGTTCGCCACCCGGCGCTCGCTCGCGGAGCGGTTCGCGGCCGGGAAGACCGAGATGAGCTGGGACATGGTCTTCCCCGCCACGGCGCGGGGGAGGCTGCGCCCGACCGAGAGCGAGCCGGACGTGGTGCGCGTCCCCGACCCCTCGGTGTCGGGGGCCGGGATCGCCACGGTCGCCGCGGCCCGGGACCTGGTGGGCACGGGGAGCGAGGCGAACAAGGCGCTCACCGCCTTCGTCCGCATGGCCCAGGCCGGGGCGATGCCGGACTACCGGACCATGCTCGAGGCCGTGTACGCGCGCGGCTTCTGGTCCCGGCCGGTGGTGATCGTGCCGGAGCAGTCCGTCTGGGCGCACAACCGCGGCCCCGTCACCGAGCCGGTCGTCGCCCTCCAGCCGAAGGAGGGGACGATCCACCTCGACTACCCGTACGTGGTGACCTCGGACGACCCGGCCAAGGCCAAGGGGGCGGAGCTGTTCGCCCGGTGGCTGCGCTCCGCGCCGGTCCAGGACCTGCTGCGGCGCGCCGGGTTCCGCTCGGCCGACGGCTCGCAGGCGCCCTTCGAACCCGGCGGCGAGATCCCCACCCGGGCGCCCAAGGTCCTCCCGTCGATCACCCCCCAGCTGATCGACGAGGCGCTCGAGGCGTGGGGCAAGCTCGCCCCGCCGAGCCGCATCCTCGTCCTCGCCGACGTCTCCGAGGAGGGCGCCCGGCCGATCGGGCCCGACGGCCAGACCCGGCTCGGCGTCGCGGTCAAGGCGGCCAAGCTCGGCCTGGAGCTGTTCCCCAACGAGACCCACATGGGCCTGTGGGAGTTCGCCCGGGGCATCGCCAAGGGCAAGGACCACCGGGAGCTGATCAGCGTCGGCTCGATCAGCGAGCCCGCGCACGGGCAGGAGATCCGCCGGACCGAGATGCTCCGGGTCGCCGACAGCGTCCGGCCGCTCGCCGGCAAGTCCGCCTCGCTCTACGACACGATCCTCGCCGGCTTCCGCTCGCTGTCCGCGGGGTACGAGCCGATGATGAGCAACGCCCTGCTCGTGCTCACCTACGGGCAGGACGACGGGAGGGGCATCTCCCGCCAGGAGCTCGCCGAGGCGCTCCGCAAGGAGTGGAACCCCGACCGGCCGGTGCAGATCGTCGTGGTGATGTTCGGCGCGGGGCGCGATCGGGCGGCGCTGGAGGAGGCCGCCGCGATCACGAACGGCGAGGTCTACGTGGCCCGGCAGCCGGGCGAGATCATAGACGTCTTCCTCTCCGCCATCGCCAGGCGGCTCTGCCACCCGACCTGCCCCCGGCAGTGA
- a CDS encoding coenzyme F420-0:L-glutamate ligase, producing MTGITVTGVPGLPEVRPGDDIAGLIARAVPDLADGDILVVTSKIVSKAEGRIRRAADRTEAIREEAARVVARRGTTVIAETRHGFVMAAAGVDASNSAPGTVLLLPEDPDGSARRIRRGIRERLGREVGVVISDTFGRPWRNGLTDLAIGVAGVRPLDDLRGRTDGYGNELTATVTALADELASAGELVKGKLSGVPVAVVRGLAHLVTPEDGPGARALIRPAAQDMFRYGSADVVFARRTIREFTDEPVDPAAVRRAVAAAVAAPAPHHTTPWRFVLLETPESRTALLDAMREAWIADLRADGLPEEAIARRIKRGDVLRKAPYLAVPCLVMDGAHAYPDERRRTAEREMFVVAAGAGVQNFLVQLAVEGLGSAWVSSTMFCRGVVRKVLGLPEDWDPMGAVAIGHPAAPPKDRPPRDPAAFIVTR from the coding sequence GTGACCGGGATCACCGTCACCGGCGTCCCCGGGCTGCCCGAGGTGCGCCCCGGGGACGACATCGCCGGCCTCATCGCGCGAGCCGTACCGGACCTGGCGGACGGCGACATCCTCGTCGTGACCTCCAAGATCGTGAGCAAGGCCGAGGGCCGGATCCGCCGGGCCGCGGACCGGACCGAGGCGATCAGGGAGGAGGCGGCCCGGGTCGTGGCCCGGCGCGGGACCACCGTGATCGCCGAGACCCGGCACGGCTTCGTCATGGCGGCCGCCGGGGTGGACGCCTCCAACTCCGCCCCCGGCACGGTCCTGCTGCTCCCCGAGGACCCGGACGGCTCGGCCCGCCGGATCCGCCGCGGGATCCGGGAGCGGCTGGGCCGGGAGGTCGGGGTGGTCATCTCCGACACCTTCGGCAGGCCGTGGCGGAACGGGCTCACCGACCTCGCGATCGGCGTCGCCGGCGTGCGGCCCCTCGACGACCTGCGCGGCCGGACGGACGGGTACGGCAACGAGCTCACCGCGACCGTCACCGCGCTCGCCGACGAGCTCGCCTCCGCCGGCGAGCTGGTCAAGGGCAAGCTCTCCGGCGTCCCCGTCGCCGTGGTCCGCGGGCTCGCCCACCTGGTCACCCCCGAGGACGGTCCGGGCGCCCGGGCCCTCATCCGCCCCGCCGCCCAGGACATGTTCCGGTACGGCTCGGCCGACGTCGTCTTCGCCCGCCGCACGATCCGCGAGTTCACCGACGAGCCGGTGGACCCGGCCGCGGTACGGCGGGCCGTGGCGGCCGCCGTCGCGGCCCCGGCGCCCCACCACACCACCCCGTGGCGGTTCGTCCTGCTGGAGACCCCGGAGTCCCGCACCGCGCTCCTCGACGCGATGCGGGAGGCCTGGATCGCGGACCTGCGCGCCGACGGGTTGCCGGAGGAGGCGATCGCGCGCCGGATCAAGCGGGGCGACGTGCTGCGCAAGGCCCCCTACCTCGCCGTCCCCTGCCTGGTGATGGACGGCGCGCACGCCTACCCGGACGAGCGCCGGCGCACGGCCGAGCGGGAGATGTTCGTGGTCGCCGCCGGCGCGGGGGTGCAGAACTTCCTCGTCCAGCTCGCGGTCGAGGGCCTCGGCTCGGCCTGGGTGTCGTCCACGATGTTCTGCCGCGGCGTGGTGCGGAAGGTGCTGGGCCTGCCGGAGGACTGGGACCCGATGGGCGCGGTCGCGATCGGCCACCCGGCCGCCCCGCCCAAGGACCGCCCGCCCCGGGACCCCGCCGCCTTCATCGTCACCCGGTGA